Proteins from a genomic interval of Pantoea deleyi:
- a CDS encoding citrate/2-methylcitrate synthase — MENDVLDRYDLDNNTLFIREENILQLAHSLHYLQNVWFTLSGEVLSLTEMDRRVAIASEALRQQERVARIASTWKSLQNVIQLDVIQRFMLLIMQSEPHVADTSYSCEADRLQHELTTVLLLPWLIELARNPQKICLLPTLSSCQAYSRWFSSTLSEYQPQENDISYMMSLLLGGFGIVAPTTATVRFIASTKNSLNYALIGALCAAGPAHLGACQRVTTLLSSLGDTLEQSVSAAAEVYCANRPWPGFGHPVMPRDTRVDAFFEHYTHGFGKYQALSEHISAQSGVNPNVDYLIGSACSRWHVAPEVAVLVFFVCRVPILLGHYRLRYHTHSFGMSSSELRDKYKALPKHWL; from the coding sequence ATGGAAAATGATGTGCTTGACCGCTACGACCTTGACAATAATACACTGTTCATTCGCGAGGAAAACATTTTGCAGTTGGCGCACAGCCTTCACTATTTGCAAAATGTATGGTTTACACTTAGCGGCGAGGTGCTATCTCTGACAGAGATGGACAGACGCGTTGCGATCGCCAGCGAAGCGCTGCGCCAACAGGAGCGTGTGGCGCGAATTGCGTCAACGTGGAAGTCACTTCAGAACGTGATCCAGCTGGACGTCATTCAGCGCTTTATGCTGCTAATAATGCAAAGCGAGCCACATGTTGCCGACACATCATATAGCTGTGAAGCGGATAGGCTGCAGCATGAATTGACCACCGTACTTTTGCTTCCCTGGCTTATAGAACTGGCCCGCAACCCGCAGAAAATATGTTTGCTGCCCACGCTTAGTAGCTGTCAGGCTTACAGTCGCTGGTTCAGCAGCACACTCAGCGAATACCAGCCACAGGAGAACGATATCAGCTATATGATGTCACTGCTGCTGGGGGGGTTTGGCATCGTTGCACCAACAACAGCAACGGTACGATTTATTGCAAGCACAAAAAATAGCCTGAATTATGCGTTGATTGGCGCACTTTGCGCCGCTGGTCCTGCTCATCTGGGCGCCTGCCAGCGTGTCACGACGTTGCTAAGCTCTCTAGGCGATACACTGGAGCAAAGTGTGAGTGCAGCCGCTGAGGTTTACTGTGCCAACCGTCCTTGGCCGGGATTTGGGCATCCGGTGATGCCGCGCGATACTCGCGTCGATGCGTTCTTCGAACACTACACGCATGGATTTGGCAAGTATCAGGCTTTGTCAGAGCATATCAGTGCACAGAGCGGCGTTAACCCAAATGTAGATTACCTGATAGGTAGTGCCTGCAGTCGGTGGCACGTAGCTCCTGAGGTTGCAGTGCTGGTCTTCTTCGTTTGTCGAGTACCGATATTGCTGGGGCACTACCGTTTGCGTTATCACACGCACTCGTTTGGTATGAGTTCCAGTGAATTACGCGACAAGTACAAAGCGCTGCCAAAACACTGGCTATAA